ATAAATATTCTCTGGTTTGCACGGTGGTTTCATTCCTGATATGTATTTACATTAATAATCAGTGCAATTAATTTCTCCTATTAGCACTTTTACCCTAAGCTGGGTAGCTGAGCCATGCTTCCTCTCAACCCAGCAACAGACAGACATCACAGCTTTACAACACAAAAACTGCCTTCTCTAGGTGGCAGCGCCATCTGCTGGGCATTTGAAGCTTGGCTGCATTAACACTGGTGGCTTACCTCATAACAATATAGTGAATCAGccttaaattataaataaatcaacattttctaTGTTAGCGTAGGAGTTTCTAAAAGTTTCTTTTACACAAAAGTTTAAGTTTgcaaaaagtagcaaaaagtaGGCCTTGAAAGTTtcactttaaatatatatttacacagtATAATTACAGTAAATGCAATTGAAACACCTGAACAACTGAATGAAGACATCTGCAAACAGCTTGCAGCAATAAATAGTGATAACATAAATCTTCTGAGTCTGAAAGTATCTTAACATACATAAGTactgggccacctacacattacacctacagcaGCTTTTATGaaatcccattctaaatccataggcattaatgcGGAGTTGGGCcctcctttgcagctagaacagcttccactcttctgggaaggctttctacaagattgtAGACTCAAGTGtatctgtgggaatttttgccctttcatccagaagagcatttgtgaggtcagacactgatgttggaccagagggcccggctcacaatctctgttctagttcatcccagagacgttggatggggttgaggtcagggctctgtgtgggccagtcaagttcttccacaccaaactcacccaaccatgcctttatggaccttgctttgtgcccTGGGGCACAGTCACTGGAACAGAAAAAGACCTTCCACAAACTGCTCCCACAAAGCTgaaagcagagaattgtccaaaatgtcctggtgagctgaagcattaagatttcccttcactggaactaaggggttgaggccgaccccagaaaaacaagcccatagcgttatccctcctccattaaactttacagtcggcacaatgcagtcaggcagggaacgttctcctggcagtCACCAAACCCAGgcgtccatcagactgccagatagagaagcgtgattcctcactccacagaacatgtttccagtggcagcgtgctttacaccgctccatctgatgcttggcattgtgcttggtgatgtaaggcttacgtgcggctgcttggccatggaaacccatgccatgaagctcccggtgtacagtttttgtgttgatgttgacagaggaggtttggagctctgcagttaccgagtcagcagagcattggCCATTTTTACGCACTTTTACGACTGCATatagtgcatatatatatatatatacacatatatgtatatatatgtgtgtggcATAATTAGCATAACAACTGTCAAATACAGCTGGCTTAGTAACTGGTGTTGTCCTGTCTAGTCAGAAAAAAATAGTAACGCCTTCTCTTCAGGCTTGTGCTTCAACAGATGTTCAAGAGCCAACCAAATTGCAAACAAATATTGCATAATGTGATAAATATTTGCTTTGAAACTACATTGAGAACTAAAATTGAGTTAAGTTATTAATTGGTTCCAAATAATAACAAGCTGAAATTAAGCAAATACACTGGTTTTAAGGTTGACTGGGAAGCATTATGCAACACTAAACAAATCACAAATGCTAGGAGCTGAAATGCTTAGAGTGCCTCTATAAATGCTTCTATATGTAAGCAGTATTTCACAAACTggtatctggaaaaaaaaaacatcttggtGGGTCTGCAAGCTTGGTCCAGGATCATGGATTATTAAAAGTAAACAACAGAAAGCCTGATAAATGACAAGAGCAGTGCACATGTTAACCAGTAAATGTCAAAAGCAGTTGTGACAAACGCTTGCTGTCACCCTATGTTTATAAAATCAGTGCTGGTTCAGTCACTGATGTTTGTATGAAATCATACGTGTGTCAGtgcttttatttgcatttttaaaataatgttcttttcatttgttttctgttacttttgctCCTCAAATGAAATAGATGTTAATAAGCAATCCCTGATGACAGCCAAGACTTTGCCCTCAAACAGCAAGGAAAGATGACATGTTTAGTAGATGGTTGACACCTCGCAGGCACAAATTTGGCAAGGCCCTTATGCCATAATTAAACAAACACTGTCCAGAGTGAATTATATAGCCACTCTCCACACCCTGTGCATGATCCTTTGCCTCTATGAAACACCAAATTAGGAAGTCATGGTGTGATATGATGACTGTAAGTCTAGATTAGCTGTGTCAAGCGAAATTAGTGGCACAGAAACTATTTGGTGTATAAACAATCAACAGGACTCCACTGTGGCTTCCTCTAAGACTGCAGACACAGTCAAACTAGTTGGCACACAACCTCACTAACGCTACGCAAGATATGCCAGGTTCCGCGGTCAGATTGTCACCACAACTTAGTGAGTTCGTCCATGTCCCATCAACAACTTGTTTCCCCTCAGGAGATGCACACAGTTTAAGGACTGTACCCATACTGTGCGGCAAATGTTTTTTACTTTCCAAGGATGAAAGAATGATTTGAGTAGTCCTTTTTGGctttggttgaggttagggtttGGCATAAATTGGTCATGGCTAAGACTAgagaaaagctgaaaatgaatgcaagACAGTTAGGTCATGACTTCACCATCctaggggagaaaaaaacattgcataCTGTGCCTGCTCAATTATTACCAATTTTATTGAAAGACTAGGTCTACCACACCAGGTCTGCCTTTTTGACCAGGTCTCCATTGAAAAAGACACTCTTAATCTTAGTGGGACTATCATGGGAAAATaaggtttaaaaaataaatgaataaaagcacTATGTTTGCTTTGCGGACCAACCCTTCTACTTTCATCCAAATCTATTCAGAACTTTTTGATATCTCTTGCTAAAAGACCAacatacaatttaaaaaaaaaaaaaacataagcacAATACACACATGGAGTAGAAGTGTCCCTAGACAGACACTCTGAAGTTTTTCAAAATCATGTAGAAAGTGGCTCGTCAGCTGCTTCTGAGTGATGACTGCtctaatgttcatttttttagtCAATAGTCAGACGTTCACATGAATTGCACACTCCATTCACACATTGCGTTCCACATTTCGCTGGCTGCTTTACATTCATTGTTTATTCTTCACACAGTATACCTTTAACAataacacacagagacaatggAGAACAGGGAGCATATAAGAATATACCGCTCAGAAATACAATTCAGCAATACAGTTCAGGGGGGGTCAGTGTAACCAGCTGACATTTAAAGTACATACTGCACGTCTCTGAAGGTACAAGGTACAAGACATATCACGGTTATCATGCCATTTGACATTTAGAAATATTATACTCATGGAGTGcttcataaataaacacagtacAATGTCCATCAGTGTCATAAGACAAGGTGGTGTATTTGGAGCACTCTGATTGAGGTTTCATCTTGTTGTAAACAGTCTGTGTTTACACACAGCAAATAAATATAGGGATATTCATTTGCTCTGAATGCAACTTAGCAACTTATTTAACCTGGCACTGAGTCCTAAAAAATTACTTTAGGCCTACTTAAAAATTGTCCAAACATCTGTCGGTGGGGTGAGATCATTTCACTTGTAGCTGAtgcaaaatgacttgtttaaAAAAGGTTAAGAGGGAGGAGTACCACCGGCTTGACACTTGTGATCTAACCCATTCTAAAGTTTGCCACTTTAAATTTGCCAGTCCTTTAATCTTTCTGCACTCTTGGCTCCTGCCAAACTCTGTGCCAATGCCAGAATCTGTAAGCTGGGCTGGCATCCTTATACGTAACGCGTTATGCATCCATTATTATTGCTCATAATCTGATGAATTATGAACTGTTCTTTCTATATCAAATAATGTGATGTGCAAATTTTACAACCATAATCCTTTGTTTGCATAATTTGATATAATTTGAGTCAAGAGCAAAAAGACTTAATAGAAATTTATTAGAAAATGCCATGAAATGTCTTGAGGATGCAAATCGGTATTACCAAAGTTACTTTTGAAGTTAAGAAGACCATTGCTAAAAATCAAATTACACTGTACGTACAAGTAAGCACATCACCAAAAGAGCAAAGGTTTGAATGGGTATGTGTTATTTAACGCTACACAATATAATAATGCATCatttgaggggggggggggggggggggtaaatgTGTatatgcacacgtacacacacacacacacacacacacacacacacacacacacacacagtgtccaaATTTTCACTCATTCCCCTGCACACTTTCTTCCTGACAGACCTGCCTGCTGTTGATCATACTCAGACTAGCCACAGAGTGATGTGTGCTGCGAACAGtggtcatgtgtgtgttgtgacccGCCGGGCTCTGCGACGAGTGTTTGAGGATCATGcggcagcagcaacacagctgcTGGTTGAACTGCTTCTGGAAAGTCTTGCTCAGCAGATAGAGGGCAAAGGGGTTGATGCAGGAGTTGGTGAAGGCCAGGATACGAGCTAAAACGCTGCACACGAAGTGAACCAGCGAGGTGTCCACCTGGCAGGAGTGAGATATAGGGTGTGGGGAGATGAGAGAAAGCAggtctttatgtgtgtaaaagtttataaaagagagagagacagcatgagagagaggaacaaaataaagagaggaaCAAAGACAGGTAGatcacaaactaaaacatgTAGGTAGTCACAGGTAGTCAGAATATGAGAAGTAATAAGACACTCCAAAGActgtactgtttttgtttttttgttttttttctacctgGGAGTAGTGATAGGAGCGGTATAAGTAGAGGACATGGCTGGGCAGCCAGCACACTGCAAATAGCCCAACAAACACCAGCACTGTCATGGCCAAACGTTTCCTCGATGCAGCCTGCTGGTTGTgcaaagagaaatgaaagatCTTTGAAAAATGAAGGCAGGTGGTGGGTGATAAGATTCGTgtataataaagaaataaaagtaaGTAGTAAAAATTTTTGTGACTGGCCTGTCGTCTGGCGTGCATGTTCCCCTCCACAGGTAAATCTGAGGCGCTCCTCATCAGGCTGCGGGCGATAAAGGTGTAGTACACAGAGATGACCAGCAGGGGGATGACATAGAAAATGAGGAGGAAAGCCATGGAGTGTATCTTGGGGTGTAGCTCTCCAGCATGGGGATAAGGAGCGCAGGTGACGAAGGTCTCATTAGTGGAGTTgatgctgaaggtgtggaggtcaGAGAAGACAGCCTCAGGGATGGCCAGGACCAGAGAAAAAAGCCAGATGAGCGCTGCTCGCAAGACGATGCTGGTAATGGTGCTGGATGTCTGGATGTCCAAGGGCTTCACAATGGCCCTGTATctttcacagaaaaacagagggagggagaccaAACAAAACAGGCATTAGTACATAAAAGAAATAGACAGGACAGGAACAGaatgtatgagagagagagagacagggaattTAATGTGTTGGTTTCCTCTGCAGCCTTGTTCTATTTATAGGGAAAATGCATCCTGAAAAACTTCAATTCTGCTAATATGCTATTGGTAAATGGCTGATGTACTTGGCATGTTTGAGCCTATTGTGTTGTTTGGTAGTGTATTCCCTTATTCCTTAACTGGCCAAATGTGAATCATGTCACATTAAAATATTTGCAACGCAGCGACATTTGACATAGATCATGTGAATTAAACATAACAGTGATTTGATCTTAAATAATCAATCATTTTAGCTTTTAAACATCATTTTGCGGCCCCATGGATCTGTCTATGTAAAAA
This DNA window, taken from Myripristis murdjan chromosome 3, fMyrMur1.1, whole genome shotgun sequence, encodes the following:
- the grpr gene encoding gastrin-releasing peptide receptor, with the protein product MRLHGSAQTMWYTGVTIASVYTVISALGLIGNITLIKTFCSAKSIRNVPNLFMSSLALGDVLLLVTCAPVDASRYLTEEWLFGRVGCKVIPFIQLTSVGVSVFTLTALSADRYRAIVKPLDIQTSSTITSIVLRAALIWLFSLVLAIPEAVFSDLHTFSINSTNETFVTCAPYPHAGELHPKIHSMAFLLIFYVIPLLVISVYYTFIARSLMRSASDLPVEGNMHARRQAASRKRLAMTVLVFVGLFAVCWLPSHVLYLYRSYHYSQVDTSLVHFVCSVLARILAFTNSCINPFALYLLSKTFQKQFNQQLCCCCRMILKHSSQSPAGHNTHMTTVRSTHHSVASLSMINSRQVCQEESVQGNE